The Aneurinibacillus sp. REN35 nucleotide sequence GCGTCAGTAAAGCGGGCAGAGAGTCCGATCTGATCCGCTTCCTGGATCGCCCTATACATCGAAATCCCCTGCTGAGCCGCATATGTCGCGATTTTTTCCACGGTTCCCGCACCAATGCCACGCTTCGGTACATTAATAATCCGGGTTAGGCTCAAGTCATCGTCCGGATTGGAGATGAGGCGCAGATACGCCAGCATGTCTTTAATCTCCTTACGGTCATAGAACTTCGTACCACCGACAATGTTGTACGGAATGCCTGACTTGACGAATACTTCCTCTATAACACGGGACTGTGCGTTCGTGCGGTATAGAATCGCAATCTCACGGTAGCTGCGTCCGGCCTGTATCGCTTTTTGAATCTGGTCTACAACGTAATATGCCTCGGAATGCTCGCTGTCTGCCGTATAGTAGCGGATGATGGCACCCTCATCATTATCGGTCCACAGGTTTTTTGGCTTGCGTCCCGCATTGTTGCTGATGACCTTGTTGGCCGCTTCCAGAATTTTTTTGGTGGAGCGATAGTTCTGCTCCAGCAAGATGGTTCGTGCGTTCGGATAGTCCTTTTCAAAGTTGAGGATGTTCGTAATATCCGCGCCGCGCCAGCGGTAGATGGATTGATCCGAGTCACCGACCACGCAGATATTTTTGTGGCCGGCCGCCAGCTTTTTAACCAACATGTACTGTGCACGGTTCGTATCCTGGTACTCATCCACATGCACATAACGGAATTTTTTCTGATAGAAGGCCAGTACTTCCGGTTCATCCTCAAATAGCTGAATCGTCTTCATGATCAGATCATCAAAATCAAGCGAATTGTTGCTCTTCAGCTTCTTCTGATAGAGGGTATATACCTTCTGAGCGACCTGCTCAATCGGCCCAAGGATCATATTGCCGTATTGTTCAGGCGTTTTTAATTCGTTTTTTGCATTGCTGATGAAGCCTAGCACTGCGCGCGGATCGTATTTTTTGGGGTCGATGTTCAACTCTTTTAAACATTGCTTCACAACGGAGATCTGATCACCGGAGTCAAGAATGGTAAAGTTGCGGCTGTAGCCAATCCGGTCAATGTCCCGGCGCAAAATGCGCACGCACATGGAGTGGAACGTTGAAATCCAGATATCCTCGGCGTCGGGGCCGGTAATCATTGAGATCCGGTCCTTCATCTCACGAGCAGCTTTATTCGTAAAAGTAATGGCCAAAATGCTCCATGGCGCTACTTTCTTCTCATCTAATAAATACGCGATCCGCTGTGTCAGCACCCGCGTCTTTCCGCTTCCCGCACCCGCCAAAATCAAAAGCGGGCCGTCCGTCGCCAATACGGCTTCCTTCTGCTGTGGGTTCAATCCCTTCAGCGCATCTTCCCTATTTATAAACAAGGCGGATCACTCCTTTCCCATACAAGCATTACCTTGTCATTATAGCAAACATTCATTCCTATTTGGCTGCAGATTTCTTCTCCAAATTCCGACGTGCCTATCGCTCTGTTGACTTGACTGCCTCCACGGTAACCAGCGCCTGAGCAAGATCCTCATACACGATATTGCCGACAACGACCGTGTCCGCGTACTTCGCCATTTCCTTCGCCTGCTCCACGCTGCGGATGCCGCCACCGTAGAAGATGCGGCTGTTATGTACGACCTTCTGGGCTGCCTGCACAAGCTTTGGATCGCCATATATGCCGCTGTATTCGATATAAAGAATCGGAAGCTTTAACATCTGATCCGCTAAGCGGGCATACGCCTTCATCTTCTCTTCTTCAAGGTCGGAGCGGCTCTCTGTCAGCTTCGCCACCGTCGAGTCTTTATTTCCCACTACGTATCCTTCCACAAATACCTCGTCCCACTTAATAAATGGGCCGTGCTCTTGTAAGCCCTTCATATGCGCGTTAAAAATCCATTCAGGGTTCTGTGCATTCAGTACAAGTGGAATAAAATATGCATCAAATCCCGGTACAATCGCATCCACATGGGATACTTCCAATACGCACGGTACCACATACCGGCGAATCCGGCTTAAAAGATCAATCGTATTATCAAACGTCACATTTGTCGTGCCGCCGACAATTACCGCATCTGTGCCAGACTCGCAGATGGCTTCGAGCGCCGCGTCATCAATCTCCTTATCCGGGTCTAACTTAAACACATGCCGCCATTCCGCTATATTCATCGCATACATCCTTTCTCTCCAAATAAAAAATAACACTTTTATTTATCAATACCAACAAGTGTAAGGAAATATAAAACACCTGTCTTCCAGTCTTGCCTGAAAAACAGGTGTGTATCGCTTTCTATGCTTTTTCTTTGTCGCTCATCCGATCAAGCGCAGCCATATAGCCGCCGTTTCCGTAGTTCAGGCAGCGCTTCACACGTGAGATGGTCGCCGTGCTTGCGCCCGTTTCTTCTTCAATCTGGCTGTATGTCTGCTTATCACGCAGCATACGCGCTACTTCCAAACGCTGCGCCATTGATTTCATCTCGTTGACCGTACATAAATCATCAAAGAATAAATAACAATCTTCCATCGAATCCAGCGAAAGAATCGCTTCAAAAAGCTGTTCTAGCTCTTTGCCCTTGATCTTATCTAACTGCACCGACTTCCCCTCCGTTCTCGGCACACTACTCTTTAAGCAAGTACCGCTTTACATTATTTAAGAAGTAAAGCATGCGCTATTTTTATAATATGAAATTCGGTGAAGTTTGACAAGGAAAACGTTTTCTACTACAAAGCTACTTAAACGTTAGATGGTCAGCAAACGTTGGTGTCGTAGGCACAATGTTTACCCATGTCGTACCACGATAGAATGGCACCTCTTCTCCATTCTGATATACGCGGATCATCCCTTCCTTACGCTCCCATGTAACAGCAAGCGCCTGTCCATGCTGAAAAAGGTATCCTTTGCCCGGACCCATCGTATCAATCTCCAAGCGGCCCTCGCTATCAAGCGTTCTGTGGCGGGCAGCAATGACCAATACATTCGTTGCAGTAAGCTGCTTACCGCTCTCCTTGTCCATATGCGGCTTGTCTGCCGTAAAACGCTTATACAGCTTCGTCTCCGAATCATATTCATAGCCTGCCGTATTCCGCTTTGAATAATTGATGCTGACTTTTGTTCCTGGCTCCCCCTGTACTTCTTCACCTTCTTGCTTGAAACGAATTACAGGGATTTCACCGCCGACTGCATAGCCTTTTTCTGCAGCACCTTTACGCAGCTTCTCAATACTCGTGTACAGATTATGCGGTGCTTTCCGCGACTTATCACGCCAGTATGCTTTTGGATAGGCATAAATCTCATCAAGGTCAGCATAATCACCCTTGCGAATGATGCTTAAGGCGGCTACGCTCCCACCTGCATGGGAGAAAATCGCATCAAAGCCTTGTCCGATCTCGATATTATACGGACGAATGCTTCGAACCGGACCAACCACCTCAGGCGCCTGACTTTGATAGAATGCCATAAACCGTGTAATCAGACCCTCCTCCAGCATTTCATATACGACATCCGCTTTATCCAAACCGGATTGAGGCCGTGCTTTGGAATGATTATTGACCATGACCATCACAACCCGGTCAGTGCTCTCCTTATCCACCGGAAGCCCCGTAAGTGGGGCCGTAATAACCGGCGCCTGATTCTGCGTTTTCTGTACTGGCACAGCCTCCTCCCCTCCAGCAGGAGCAGGTTCGGGTGCTGCTTGCTTACCACATCCAACCGCAGTCACCGAAAGTGCCGCAGCCAGCAGAACGGCTGCCATTTTTTTGTATCTCATACTTTTCCCTCACTCTCGTACTCTCTTTGTTTGCGAAAAAAACCGCCTTCCTATTTATTATGTCGGAAGACGGCCTATCATACTCTATAGTAATCGACTTTTCTTTCTTACTACTCTATTACTTTTTTTGTAATTATGACAGCTTAGTGTCCGCCCAAGTACGCCATCTTCACCTGATCGCTAGCATTGAGCTCTTCCGATGTACCGGAAAGCACGACGCGACCTGTCTCAATAACATACGCCCGATCGGCGATAGAAAGCGCCATGTTGGCATTTTGTTCAACAAGCAGAATCGTTGTGCCTGTCTGATTGATCTCTTCGATAATGCGGAAGATGGTTTTGACAAGCAGCGGTGCAAGACCCATCGAAGGCTCATCCAGCAGCAACAGCTTCGGCCGTGCCATCAATGCCCTCCCCATCGCCAGCATCTGCTGCTCCCCGCCTGATAATGTCCCGGACAACTGCTTACGCCGCTCAAGCAGACGTGGAAACAATTCATACACCTTCTCAAAATCTTGGCGGATGCCGTCTTTGTCGCGTCGAAGAAACGCACCCAGCTCCAGGTTTTCCTCTACTGTCATATTGGCGAATACACGTCGTCCTTCCGGCACATGCGAAATCCCCTGTTTTACAATCGCCTGAGCCGCTTTGCCTGCAATGGATTGGCCTAAATAATTGATGCTGCCCTGCTTTGGTTTAAGCAAACCGGAGATTGCTTTGAGCAGCGTGCTCTTACCCGCACCGTTTGCCCCAATGAGGGTAACGATCTCGCCTTGATTGATTTCAAGCGATACACCTTTCAACGCTTGGATATTGCCATAATATACGTTAATCTCATCTACTTTTAACATCAGGAGACCTCCTCGCCGAGATACGCTTCAATAACTTTCGGGTTGTTTCTAATCTCTTCCGGCGCTCCCTGTGCGATCAACTGCCCGTGGTCAAGCACGTAAATCCGCTCACACACACCCATAACCAGCGGCATATCATGCTCGATAAGCAGAATGGTCAGATTAAACTCTTTACGAATAAATGCAATCAGCTCCATCAATTCATGCGTCTCCTGCGGATTCATACCAGCCGCCGGTTCATCGAGCAGCAAAAGCTTCGGATGCGCCGCCAGTGCACGCGCAATCTCCAATCTGCGCTGCTGTCCATATGGAAGGTTTTTCGCCATTTCATGCTTGAGACCATCTAGCTTAAAGATTTTTAGAAACTCTATCGCCTTCTCTTCCATTTCTTTTTCTCCCGAGAAATGAGAGGGAAGCCGAAGGATCGAGCTTAAAATCGTATGCTTAGAAATGGAATGATACGCAACCTTTACATTATCAAGGACCGATAGTTCTCCGAACAGGCGAATATTCTGAAACGTACGGCTAATGCCCTTGCGTGTAATCTGATATGGGGCGCAGCCGTTCAGCCGTTCACCATTAAGCATGATCTGTCCTTCTGTCGGCACGTATACACCTGTGAGCAGGTTAAAGAATGTCGTCTTGCCTGCGCCGTTCGGTCCGATGAGTCCGATCAGCTCACCCGGGTATAGTTCAGCATTGACGCTTGATACAGCTTTCAATCCGCCGAACTGAATGCCAACGCCGTCTACTTTAAGCAGCGGTGTGTTTGCCATCCGACTCTCCTCCTTCCATGCCCTTGCGCTTCTTGGTGAAGAACTGCGTAATCTCCTTGGTTCCCATTAATCCCTGCGGACGGTACAGCATCATAATGATCAGCACCAGACTATAGATAATCATCCGCGTCTCAGGATAATCCTGCAGGAACGTCGAGATAATGGTCAAAAGAATGGCCGAGATGACGGCGCCTGACATACTTCCCAATCCACCCAATACGACGAAGATAAGGATATCGAACGATTTTAAGAAACCGAAGTTCGTCGGCTGAATAATATAGAAGTTGTGGGCATACAAACCGCCCGCAACTCCTGCAAAAAACGAACCGAGGGCAAAAGCCATAACTTTATAATACGTTGTATTGATTCCCATAGCGTCAGCTGCAATCTCATTCTCTCGAACAGAAATACATGCGCGGCCATGAGTCGAATTCGTAAAGTTCACAATGACAATAATTGTAATGAGCATGCAGACAAAAAGCGTTGTCCAGTCTGTCATATGAGAGACCTGCATACCGCTGGCTCCGCCCACATAATCAATGTTCAAGAATGTAATCCGAATAATTTCCCCGAATCCTAATGTCGCAATCGCCAGGTAATCGCCCTTTAGACGAAGGCTGGGAATCCCGATAAGCAGACCGGCGAGCGCAGCCGCAACTCCCCCCATAACTAAACCGAGACTAAACGGCAGCTGCAGTTTCATTGTAAAGATGGCTGAGACATAAGCCCCTACCGCCAGAAATCCAGCATGCCCAATCGAGAATTGACCGGTAATCCCAATAATTAAGTGCAGACTTACTGCCAAAATAATATTGATGCATATGAAATACAGCGTATTCTCATAAAACTTGTTCAGTACAGAGGTAGATAATAGCACCTCTACAATAGCGTAAAATCCGACAGCCAGGAGAATGGATAACCAAAAACCTTTTGTACGTTTTTGCTTCATTTCTCTCACCTACACTTTCTCCCTGATGTTCTTGCCAAAAAGTCCGGATGGCTTGAAGATCAGAATGAGAATAAGGACAATAAAAGCAACGCCATCTCTCCATAAGGAGTAGCCGACAGCACTTACCAACGCCTCTATAACACCAAGGACAAGTCCGCCCACCATGGCCCCAGGAATGATACCAATTCCGCCAAGCACAGCAGCAACGAACGCTTTCAGCCCCGGAATGATTCCCATGAGCGGTTCAATCTTCACGTAATAAATACCAAAAATAACACCGGCAGCACCAGCAAGTGCCGAACCGATCGCAAATGTCGCAGAAATCGTATTGTCTACGTTAATTCCCATTAAGCGAGCCGCATCCGCATCGTATGAAACCGCTCGCATTGCTTTCCCTGTCTTTGTTTTATGAACGATAAATTGCAGAATAATCATAAGCGCAAGTGATACACCAAGAATAAGAATAGACTGGCTGTTAATCGTGATACCAAAAATATCGAAGGTCTTGCTTGGCAGCACACTGTTCGGATATGCCTCTGGCTGCGCTCCTCTTACATAAATCGTGCCGTATTCAATAAGAAGCGAAACACCGATTGCCGTAATAAGCGCGGCAATTCTTGTTGCGTTTCGCAGTGGCTTATACGCGATCCGCTCGATTAACACACCAAAAATGGCGCACGTTGTCATAGCCAACAGCAAGGCTGGGAAAAAGCTTACTTCCATCACCGTTATGGAATAAAACCCTACAAAAGCTCCAATCATGAACACATC carries:
- the pcrA gene encoding DNA helicase PcrA, translated to MFINREDALKGLNPQQKEAVLATDGPLLILAGAGSGKTRVLTQRIAYLLDEKKVAPWSILAITFTNKAAREMKDRISMITGPDAEDIWISTFHSMCVRILRRDIDRIGYSRNFTILDSGDQISVVKQCLKELNIDPKKYDPRAVLGFISNAKNELKTPEQYGNMILGPIEQVAQKVYTLYQKKLKSNNSLDFDDLIMKTIQLFEDEPEVLAFYQKKFRYVHVDEYQDTNRAQYMLVKKLAAGHKNICVVGDSDQSIYRWRGADITNILNFEKDYPNARTILLEQNYRSTKKILEAANKVISNNAGRKPKNLWTDNDEGAIIRYYTADSEHSEAYYVVDQIQKAIQAGRSYREIAILYRTNAQSRVIEEVFVKSGIPYNIVGGTKFYDRKEIKDMLAYLRLISNPDDDLSLTRIINVPKRGIGAGTVEKIATYAAQQGISMYRAIQEADQIGLSARFTDAIVKFARMIAELESMQEYLGVTELAEEVLKRTEYREELRREGTLEARSRIENIEEFLSVTMEFERASEDKTLVAFLTDLALVADIDKLDESEEDRGNSVALMTLHSAKGLEFPMVFLVGMEEGIFPHSRALLEEVEMEEERRLAYVGITRAEEELFLTRALMRTLYGQTKMNSASRFIEEIPEHLIQPEGTVQQRLAARTMRMDNNSSTQPQAPRSGVVPMRTQAAGGIARSTEAVDWKAGDKVQHGKWGIGTVVSTKGSGQDLELTIAFPNPTGLKKLLAKFAPIEKV
- the pcrB gene encoding heptaprenylglyceryl phosphate synthase translates to MNIAEWRHVFKLDPDKEIDDAALEAICESGTDAVIVGGTTNVTFDNTIDLLSRIRRYVVPCVLEVSHVDAIVPGFDAYFIPLVLNAQNPEWIFNAHMKGLQEHGPFIKWDEVFVEGYVVGNKDSTVAKLTESRSDLEEEKMKAYARLADQMLKLPILYIEYSGIYGDPKLVQAAQKVVHNSRIFYGGGIRSVEQAKEMAKYADTVVVGNIVYEDLAQALVTVEAVKSTER
- a CDS encoding YerC/YecD family TrpR-related protein, giving the protein MQLDKIKGKELEQLFEAILSLDSMEDCYLFFDDLCTVNEMKSMAQRLEVARMLRDKQTYSQIEEETGASTATISRVKRCLNYGNGGYMAALDRMSDKEKA
- a CDS encoding DUF3048 domain-containing protein, whose protein sequence is MRYKKMAAVLLAAALSVTAVGCGKQAAPEPAPAGGEEAVPVQKTQNQAPVITAPLTGLPVDKESTDRVVMVMVNNHSKARPQSGLDKADVVYEMLEEGLITRFMAFYQSQAPEVVGPVRSIRPYNIEIGQGFDAIFSHAGGSVAALSIIRKGDYADLDEIYAYPKAYWRDKSRKAPHNLYTSIEKLRKGAAEKGYAVGGEIPVIRFKQEGEEVQGEPGTKVSINYSKRNTAGYEYDSETKLYKRFTADKPHMDKESGKQLTATNVLVIAARHRTLDSEGRLEIDTMGPGKGYLFQHGQALAVTWERKEGMIRVYQNGEEVPFYRGTTWVNIVPTTPTFADHLTFK
- a CDS encoding ABC transporter ATP-binding protein; this translates as MLKVDEINVYYGNIQALKGVSLEINQGEIVTLIGANGAGKSTLLKAISGLLKPKQGSINYLGQSIAGKAAQAIVKQGISHVPEGRRVFANMTVEENLELGAFLRRDKDGIRQDFEKVYELFPRLLERRKQLSGTLSGGEQQMLAMGRALMARPKLLLLDEPSMGLAPLLVKTIFRIIEEINQTGTTILLVEQNANMALSIADRAYVIETGRVVLSGTSEELNASDQVKMAYLGGH
- a CDS encoding ABC transporter ATP-binding protein, giving the protein MANTPLLKVDGVGIQFGGLKAVSSVNAELYPGELIGLIGPNGAGKTTFFNLLTGVYVPTEGQIMLNGERLNGCAPYQITRKGISRTFQNIRLFGELSVLDNVKVAYHSISKHTILSSILRLPSHFSGEKEMEEKAIEFLKIFKLDGLKHEMAKNLPYGQQRRLEIARALAAHPKLLLLDEPAAGMNPQETHELMELIAFIRKEFNLTILLIEHDMPLVMGVCERIYVLDHGQLIAQGAPEEIRNNPKVIEAYLGEEVS
- a CDS encoding branched-chain amino acid ABC transporter permease, producing the protein MKQKRTKGFWLSILLAVGFYAIVEVLLSTSVLNKFYENTLYFICINIILAVSLHLIIGITGQFSIGHAGFLAVGAYVSAIFTMKLQLPFSLGLVMGGVAAALAGLLIGIPSLRLKGDYLAIATLGFGEIIRITFLNIDYVGGASGMQVSHMTDWTTLFVCMLITIIVIVNFTNSTHGRACISVRENEIAADAMGINTTYYKVMAFALGSFFAGVAGGLYAHNFYIIQPTNFGFLKSFDILIFVVLGGLGSMSGAVISAILLTIISTFLQDYPETRMIIYSLVLIIMMLYRPQGLMGTKEITQFFTKKRKGMEGGESDGKHTAA
- a CDS encoding branched-chain amino acid ABC transporter permease, which translates into the protein MEIVQQLINGISLGSIYALIALGYTMVYGIIKLINFAHGDVFMIGAFVGFYSITVMEVSFFPALLLAMTTCAIFGVLIERIAYKPLRNATRIAALITAIGVSLLIEYGTIYVRGAQPEAYPNSVLPSKTFDIFGITINSQSILILGVSLALMIILQFIVHKTKTGKAMRAVSYDADAARLMGINVDNTISATFAIGSALAGAAGVIFGIYYVKIEPLMGIIPGLKAFVAAVLGGIGIIPGAMVGGLVLGVIEALVSAVGYSLWRDGVAFIVLILILIFKPSGLFGKNIREKV